A genomic window from Lycium barbarum isolate Lr01 chromosome 4, ASM1917538v2, whole genome shotgun sequence includes:
- the LOC132635047 gene encoding uncharacterized protein LOC132635047 — translation MRGGVFSAPGDYIYFKSQVPLHKIPIGSKQWRYYDFGPKVVPPLICLPGIAGTADVYYKQIMSLSMKGYRVISVDIPCTWNNHEWIQAFEKFLDAIDVHHIHLYGTALGGFLAQLFAQHRPRRVRSLVLSNTFVETTSFSATMPWAPIVGWAPSFILKRHVLSGIRDSPQEPFIADSVDFVVSQVETLSREDLASRLTLTADAASVGPLLLPDSSITLIDTNDYCATPQSLKDQVCERYPGARRAYLKSGGDFPFLSRPDEVNLHLQLHLRRVGVEPRPDLIPSVPKDGSGGSSAEPNNGREDADDSSENDKRDAETPSTAGSADTPLAPEATGSHDLDNQLLKMAKLSYGTGESVTHPLPNAFFRDKQNLLVSRALVYITCEFLILNLLPVYLGNCTLTGNVAAM, via the exons ATGAGAGGAGGCGTCTTTTCGGCGCCTGGTGATTACATCTACTTCAAGTCTCAAGTTCCTCTTCACAAGATCcct ATTGGGTCAAAGCAGTGGCGATATTATGATTTTGGCCCGAAAGTAGTTCCACCACTGATTTGCCTTCCTGGCATAGCTGGAACGGCTGATGTCTATTACAAACAGATCATGTCTTTATCTATGAAG GGCTACCGTGTAATATCTGTTGATATTCCATGCACATGGAACAACCACGAGTGGATTCAAGCATTTGAGAAGTTTTTAGATGCTATTGATGTTCATCAT ATTCATCTCTATGGAACAGCCCTTGGAGGCTTCTTAGCACAGCTTTTTGCTCAGCATCGTCCCCGGCGTGTTAGGTCCTTGGTACTTTCAAATACATTTGTGGAGACCACTAGTTTCTCAGCTACAATGCCATGGGCTCCTAT TGTTGGTTGGGCTCCTTCTTTTATACTGAAACGGCATGTGCTAAGTGGAATTCGTGATAGTCCTCAGGAACCCTTTATTGCAGACTCTGTAGATTTTGTTGTTTCTCAG GTTGAGACACTCTCGAGAGAAGACTTGGCCTCCAGATTGACATTGACAGCTGATGCTGCATCAGTTGGACCCCTTCTTCTTCCAGATTCTTCCATCACCTTAATCGAT ACAAATGACTATTGTGCAACCCCTCAATCGCTCAAAGATCAAGTCTGTGAAAGGTACCCTGGCGCGAGACGGGCATACTTGAAAAGTGGTGGTGATTTTCCATTTCTTTCACGGCCTGATGAAGTGAATCTTCATCTTCAG CTACACTTGAGACGTGTTGGTGTTGAACCTCGACCTGACTTGATCCCTAGCGTTCCAAAGGATGGCAGCGGTGGGAGTTCCGCTGAGCCAAACAACGGAAGAGAAGATGCTGATGATTCATCAGAAAATGATAAAAGGGACGCGGAAACTCCTTCTACTGCAGGAAGTGCGGATACTCCCTTGGCTCCAGAAGCTACCGGTTCTCATGATTTAGACAACCAACTCCTTAAAATGGCCAAACTCTCCTATGGCACTGGTGAATCTGTCACACATCCGTTACCAAATGCATTTTTCCGTGACAAGCAGAACTTACTAGTCTCTAGAGCTCTTGTATACATCACATGTGAGTTTTTGATTCTTAATCTCCTGCCCGTTTACTTAGGGAACTGTACATTAACTGGAAATGTAGCTGCAATGTAG